One Lutzomyia longipalpis isolate SR_M1_2022 chromosome 4, ASM2433408v1 DNA segment encodes these proteins:
- the LOC129795421 gene encoding uncharacterized protein LOC129795421 isoform X2, translating to MSLKKSDQQTIGTGLRVAAGEPHLVSLGGGRLSTAVTIHHLPIGDLTIGSSPSCGVILNGSGVLPVHCTLYRNEDGNVLLVPEPEGRTLVDGNRVSEEVNLTQGAMLTIGKSNYLRFNNPAEAELIRSTIGSNERISMPQIDFRHSQEDASGKNKNLKCSDESPTDDEKLTEKLTKIEYANIKNFHCPKVFTADSITVNTPAKDVLGPKYKNFTKNLNNSLNNSLNNSLNNLVNSPSSSSIYENAGNSSGNILTTFNNLKVTPNSATYDRYPKAFGLQLYPMNGVNAQINSETTEMHQKAKNDRLREQEMSVAEQERLEEILQLCAEYERQNQSIQSSPIVQNRIKTNGSLPREKKSPFGESPFGMDKGQQVFFPPDDKSRSRKLHSGYENVVLNPITKRAEITPGASSATTDDPPKKPTYIPQSPRTKIRTTVSPKSRIECEKKSEYEILLQSFEERQKAEANKSQDLRFLASNQKWDDKLIGLVKSERNDVLMRVRELKTQIADLQRQEDEVLRELDMEKALVNAELTSEFGTLNEMRNELTALQAKIHRLEAQRNANRVMQETQQAKLRQKIEMLQDQVVGLEKLVAESDEKDLREELSRSLEALENDRKVFEDLEFQYLEEETDWLAYREELHNDLKALNKSVEEKRSQIMRLELQRIENQQIACTDTKVLEKNLLTLLTDLEKSRETLKAIDKKLFLLSGGNEPPPAHSESDDDADLIAMAQKGKAKDKILSQSLYGSEEILARRSNEVDVMSKSVNENMFFDNLEMPTSTPKKGGGLDHHRELSEESTRTADSACSLFKRKSDTETDPLLKLKFDLSPPGGERRDELNLNLSLESDDFEVNPLEKRVPSQDDIDRITKLTTDVPIDTQGASNKVRESIKEIERNRQLLLTQQGSHVIEHERQKMFELKKKSHDEARAQYLRLQINSQSDDVESAIDDKDVILEGAGGVKKQGEPTEGVPLSPINTKMEKSSQRHSNPEFDGQQQPEQQHQQHHTRPLSEVNADHGRDVTPTKAYKSTSDIFTVPKAERSEVDYGGSQRDSMVSQGAASDASGGPNNGRLIAGSRRNLPKHQRPLTRYLPIMSHDLDLRQHIETAGHQINLCPHVIVDSTSCRGYLHKLGATFHGWSRRWFVLDRQKEAFVYYSDKSERKPRGGSYFTTIDEVYLDHLNTSKSGRPHCTFIVKTKKRSYHLQAASDAAARIWIDAIITGAQGNIDY from the exons ATGTCCCTAAAGAAATCCGACCAACAAACCATTGGCACCGGTCTCCGCGTGGCAGCTGGTGAGCCCCATCTTGTGAGCCTTGGCGGTGGGCGTCTTAGTACCGCCGTGACGATTCATCATTTACCAATTG GTGATCTGACCATTGGCTCCTCACCATCATGTGGAGTTATTCTAAATGGATCTGGTGTGTTGCCGGTGCATTGCACACTGTATCGCAATGAAGATGGGAATGTGCTGCTGGTGCCAGAGCCCGAAGGGAGGACTCTGGTTGATGGGAATCGTGTGTCGGAGGAGGTGAATTTGACACAGGGAGCCATGCTTACCATTGGCAAATCCAACTACTTGCGATTCAATAATCCCGCCGAAGCGGAATTAATTAGATCGACAATCGGTAGCAATGAGAGAATTTCAATGCCACAGATTGACTTTCGACACTCCCAAGAAG atGCATcgggaaagaataaaaatctcaaatgtTCAGACGAATCTCCAACTGATGATGAGAAATTAACTGAGAAATTGACAAAGATTGAATATGCAAATATAAAGAACTTTCACTGCCCCAAAGTCTTCACGGCTGACTCAATAACCGTCAATACACCAGCTAAGGATGTTCTGGGACCGAAGTACAagaatttcacgaaaaatcTCAACAATAGCCTTAACAATAGTCTCAACAATAGCTTGAATAATTTGGTGAATTCCCCCTCATCGAGTAGTATCTATGAGAATGCCGGGAATAGCTCCGGGAATATCCTGACAACATTCAACAACCTCAAAGTTACCCCAAACTCCGCAACGTACGATCGCTACCCGAAAGCTTTTGGGTTGCAGCTGTACCCCATGAATGGGGTTAATGCGCAAATTAACAGTGAAACCACAGAGATGCATCAGAAGGCGAAGAATGATCGTTTGCGCGAGCAGGAAATGTCTGTGGCTGAGCAGGAGCGCCTTGAGGAGATTCTGCAGCTGTGTGCTGAGTATGAGAGACAAAATCAGTCCATTCAGTCGTCGCCAATTGTGCAGAATCGCATAAAGACGAATGGTTCTCTGCCACGGGAGAAGAAGTCCCCCTTCGGGGAGTCACCCTTTGGCATGGACAAAGGGCAGCAGGTCTTCTTTCCGCCCGATGATAAATCCCGCAGCAGGAAACTCCATTCGGGCTATGAGAATGTTGTCCTCAATCCCATTACGAAGCGTGCAGAAATCACCCCAGGTGCCAGCAGCGCCACCACCGATGACCCCCCGAAAAAGCCCACTTACATTCCCCAGAGCCCCCGCACAAAGATCCGCACAACAGTCTCCCCGAAGAGTCGCATTGAGTGTGAAAAGAAGTCCGAATATGAGATACTTCTGCAATCCTTTGAGGAGCGTCAGAAGGCCGAAGCGAACAAGAGTCAGGACTTGCGCTTTCTGGCGAGTAATCAGAAATGGGATGACAAACTCATTGGTCTCGTGAAGAGCGAGCGCAATGATGTGTTGATGCGCGTGCGTGAGCTCAAGACTCAGATTGCCGATCTCCAGCGTCAGGAGGACGAGGTCCTCCGGGAGCTGGATATGGAGAAGGCACTTGTGAATGCTGAGCTCACCAGTGAGTTTGGCACACTCAATGAGATGCGAAATGAGTTGACGGCACTCCAGGCGAAGATTCATCGTCTCGAAGCGCAGAGGAATGCAAACAGGGTCATGCAg GAGACACAACAGGCAAAGCTGcgtcaaaaaattgaaatgcttCAGGATCAGGTGGTTGGTTTGGAGAAATTGGTGGCGGAAAGTGATGAAAAGGACCTCCGGGAGGAACTTTCACGGAGCCTGGAAGCCCTCGAGAATGACCGGAAGGTGTTTGAAGATTTGGAATTTCAGTACTTGGAAGAGGAGACGGATTGGCTGGCATATCGGGAGGAGCTTCACAATGATCTGAAGGCACTCAATAAGTCCGTTGAGGAGAAAAGGAGTCAAATTATGCGCCTGGAGTTGCAGCGTATTGAGAATCAACAAATTGCCTGTACGGACACGAAGGTCCTGGAGAAGAATCTCCTGACCCTCCTCACGGATCTCGAGAAGAGTCGTGAGACCCTCAAGGCGATCGATAAGAAGCTCTTCTTGCTCTCAGGTGGCAATGAACCACCGCCGGCGCATTCAGAGTCAGACGATGACGCCGATCTCATTGCAATGGCGCAAAAGGGAAAAGCAAAGGATAAGATCCTCTCGCAGTCGCTTTACGGGTCAGAGGAGATCCTCGCAAGACGGAGCAATGAGGTGGATGTGATGAGTAAGAGTGTCAATGAGAATATGTTCTTTGATAATCTCGAAATGCCAACGAGTACGCCGAAGAAGGGCGGCGGCTTGGACCATCATCGGGAATTGAGTGAGGAGTCAACGCGCACCGCAGACTCGGCTTGTTCCCTCTTCAAGCGGAAGAGTGACACGGAGACGGACCCATTGCTCAAACTTAAATTCGATCTTTCACCGCCAGGTGGGGAGCGGCGTGACGAACTCAATCTCAATCTTTCCCTCGAATCGGATGACTTTGAAGTGAATCCGTTGGAGAAGCGTGTCCCATCGCAGGATGACATTGATCGTATCACGAAGCTCACGACAGATGTGCCCATTGATACGCAGGGGGCGAGCAATAAGGTGCGCGAGAGCATAAAGGAGATTGAGAGGAATCGCCAACTACTCCTCACCCAGCAGGGATCGCATGTGATTGAGCATGAGCGTCAGAAGATGTTTGAGCTGAAGAAGAAGAGTCACGATGAGGCGAGAGCTCAGTATTTGAGACTACAAATTAATAGTCAATCTGACGATGTTGAaag TGCCATCGATGACAAGGATGTCATCCTGGAGGGTGCAGGAGGTGTAAAGAAACAAGGAGAACCCACAGAGGGTGTCCCATTGAGTCCAATAAACACCAAAATGGAGAAATCTAGTCAG CGACACTCAAATCCCGAATTCGATGGGCAGCAACAGCCGGAGCAGCAGCACCAGCAGCACCACACCCGACCCCTGAGTGAGGTGAATGCTGACCATGGGCGTGATGTGACACCCACCAAAGCGTACAAATCCACGAGTGACATATTTACAGTGCCGAAGGCTGAAAGGTCAGAGGTTGACTATGGGGGTAGTCAGAGGGATAGTATGGTGTCACAGGGTGCGGCAAGTGATGCCAGTGGAGGTCCCAACAATGGGCGTCTCATTGCCGGAAGTAGGAGGAATTTGCCAAAGCACCAACGGCCACTAACAAG ATACCTGCCAATTATGTCGCATGATTTGGACTTGAGGCAGCACATTGAGACGGCGGGTCATCAAATAAATCTCTGTCCGCATGTTATTGTTGATTCCACAAGCTGTCGGGGCTATTTGCACAAACTCGGGGCAACCTTTCACGGATGGTCACGTCGGTGGTTTGTGTTGGATCGACAAAAGGAGGCATTTGTCTACTATTCCGACAAATCCGAGAGGAAACCACGTGGTGGATCGTACTTTACG ACGATCGATGAAGTTTATCTGGATCATTTGAATACATCAAAGAGTGGACGACCGCATTGTACATTCATTGTGAAGACGAAGAAGCGAAGTTACCACCTCCAGGCTGCATCGGATGCCGCCGCGAGGATTTGGATTGATGCCATTATCACTGGCGCCCAGGGGAATATTGACTACTGA
- the LOC129795422 gene encoding transmembrane protease serine 9: MPLVHAFIVLLVIFFPMSRAKDHPSRSVCFNTSARSGRIVGGSDAKRNEMPFVVSLTRRGGHFCGATILSERWLITAAHCLCNSQNDFMKATQIRAVLGLHRISEYKGAPLRGDSGEKILPVEVPLESFKIHPEYNCLRAANDIALLRVKPIEFTTTIQPSCIATEDTPVNSVATVMGWGWTHENQSVGQRADTLQKAQVHVWPNSQCQMSFKSHEKSIVITEEQLCAGKESGGVDACWADSGGPLVSTEGLLIGIVSTGIGCARPDLPGIYTRVTKYANWIKGVIESST; encoded by the exons ATGCCTCTTGTGCACGCTTTTATCGTTCTTCTcgtcattttcttcccaaTGTCCCGTGCAAAGGACCACCCCTCGCGATCAGTATGTTTCAATACGAGTGCCCGTAGTGGACGAATAGTGGGTGGAAGTGATGCAAAACGCAATGAAATGCCCTTTGTAGTGAGTCTCACGCGACGTGGTGGTCATTTTTGTGGTGCAACAATTCTCAGTGAGAGGTGGCTCATTACTGCAGCTCATTGCCTTTGCAA cagccaaaatgattttatgaaaGCAACCCAAATACGCGCTGTTTTGGGTCTTCATCGAATTTCCGAATACAAAGGAGCTCCCCTTCGTGGGGATTCAGGCGAGAAGATACTTCCCGTGGAAGTACCTTTGGAGTCCTTTAAAATTCATCCGGAATACAATTGCCTACGAGCTGCCAATGATATTGCCCTCCTTCGTGTGAAGCCCATTGAATTTACAACGACAATCCAACCCAGTTGCATTGCCACCGAGGACACGCCGGTTAATTCCGTGGCAACCGTAATGGGTTGGGGGTGGACACATGAGAATCAGAGTGTGGGTCAGAGGGCGGATACACTGCAAAAGGCCCAAGTGCACGTCTGGCCGAATAGTCAATGCCAGATGTCCTTCAAATCCCACGAGAAGTCCATCGTGATTACAGAGGAGCAACTCTGTGCCGGAAAGGAGAGCGGTGGAGTAGATGCATGCTGG GCTGACTCAGGAGGTCCCTTGGTGTCCACTGAGGGACTTCTCATTGGAATCGTTTCCACAGGAATAGGCTGCGCACGCCCTGATCTACCTGGGATCTACACGCGTGTCACCAAATATGCAAATTGGATAAAGGGAGTCATCGAAAGTTCCACCTAA
- the LOC129795421 gene encoding uncharacterized protein LOC129795421 isoform X1 encodes MSLKKSDQQTIGTGLRVAAGEPHLVSLGGGRLSTAVTIHHLPIGDLTIGSSPSCGVILNGSGVLPVHCTLYRNEDGNVLLVPEPEGRTLVDGNRVSEEVNLTQGAMLTIGKSNYLRFNNPAEAELIRSTIGSNERISMPQIDFRHSQEDASGKNKNLKCSDESPTDDEKLTEKLTKIEYANIKNFHCPKVFTADSITVNTPAKDVLGPKYKNFTKNLNNSLNNSLNNSLNNLVNSPSSSSIYENAGNSSGNILTTFNNLKVTPNSATYDRYPKAFGLQLYPMNGVNAQINSETTEMHQKAKNDRLREQEMSVAEQERLEEILQLCAEYERQNQSIQSSPIVQNRIKTNGSLPREKKSPFGESPFGMDKGQQVFFPPDDKSRSRKLHSGYENVVLNPITKRAEITPGASSATTDDPPKKPTYIPQSPRTKIRTTVSPKSRIECEKKSEYEILLQSFEERQKAEANKSQDLRFLASNQKWDDKLIGLVKSERNDVLMRVRELKTQIADLQRQEDEVLRELDMEKALVNAELTSEFGTLNEMRNELTALQAKIHRLEAQRNANRVMQETQQAKLRQKIEMLQDQVVGLEKLVAESDEKDLREELSRSLEALENDRKVFEDLEFQYLEEETDWLAYREELHNDLKALNKSVEEKRSQIMRLELQRIENQQIACTDTKVLEKNLLTLLTDLEKSRETLKAIDKKLFLLSGGNEPPPAHSESDDDADLIAMAQKGKAKDKILSQSLYGSEEILARRSNEVDVMSKSVNENMFFDNLEMPTSTPKKGGGLDHHRELSEESTRTADSACSLFKRKSDTETDPLLKLKFDLSPPGGERRDELNLNLSLESDDFEVNPLEKRVPSQDDIDRITKLTTDVPIDTQGASNKVRESIKEIERNRQLLLTQQGSHVIEHERQKMFELKKKSHDEARAQYLRLQINSQSDDVESAIDDKDVILEGAGGVKKQGEPTEGVPLSPINTKMEKSSQQRHSNPEFDGQQQPEQQHQQHHTRPLSEVNADHGRDVTPTKAYKSTSDIFTVPKAERSEVDYGGSQRDSMVSQGAASDASGGPNNGRLIAGSRRNLPKHQRPLTRYLPIMSHDLDLRQHIETAGHQINLCPHVIVDSTSCRGYLHKLGATFHGWSRRWFVLDRQKEAFVYYSDKSERKPRGGSYFTTIDEVYLDHLNTSKSGRPHCTFIVKTKKRSYHLQAASDAAARIWIDAIITGAQGNIDY; translated from the exons ATGTCCCTAAAGAAATCCGACCAACAAACCATTGGCACCGGTCTCCGCGTGGCAGCTGGTGAGCCCCATCTTGTGAGCCTTGGCGGTGGGCGTCTTAGTACCGCCGTGACGATTCATCATTTACCAATTG GTGATCTGACCATTGGCTCCTCACCATCATGTGGAGTTATTCTAAATGGATCTGGTGTGTTGCCGGTGCATTGCACACTGTATCGCAATGAAGATGGGAATGTGCTGCTGGTGCCAGAGCCCGAAGGGAGGACTCTGGTTGATGGGAATCGTGTGTCGGAGGAGGTGAATTTGACACAGGGAGCCATGCTTACCATTGGCAAATCCAACTACTTGCGATTCAATAATCCCGCCGAAGCGGAATTAATTAGATCGACAATCGGTAGCAATGAGAGAATTTCAATGCCACAGATTGACTTTCGACACTCCCAAGAAG atGCATcgggaaagaataaaaatctcaaatgtTCAGACGAATCTCCAACTGATGATGAGAAATTAACTGAGAAATTGACAAAGATTGAATATGCAAATATAAAGAACTTTCACTGCCCCAAAGTCTTCACGGCTGACTCAATAACCGTCAATACACCAGCTAAGGATGTTCTGGGACCGAAGTACAagaatttcacgaaaaatcTCAACAATAGCCTTAACAATAGTCTCAACAATAGCTTGAATAATTTGGTGAATTCCCCCTCATCGAGTAGTATCTATGAGAATGCCGGGAATAGCTCCGGGAATATCCTGACAACATTCAACAACCTCAAAGTTACCCCAAACTCCGCAACGTACGATCGCTACCCGAAAGCTTTTGGGTTGCAGCTGTACCCCATGAATGGGGTTAATGCGCAAATTAACAGTGAAACCACAGAGATGCATCAGAAGGCGAAGAATGATCGTTTGCGCGAGCAGGAAATGTCTGTGGCTGAGCAGGAGCGCCTTGAGGAGATTCTGCAGCTGTGTGCTGAGTATGAGAGACAAAATCAGTCCATTCAGTCGTCGCCAATTGTGCAGAATCGCATAAAGACGAATGGTTCTCTGCCACGGGAGAAGAAGTCCCCCTTCGGGGAGTCACCCTTTGGCATGGACAAAGGGCAGCAGGTCTTCTTTCCGCCCGATGATAAATCCCGCAGCAGGAAACTCCATTCGGGCTATGAGAATGTTGTCCTCAATCCCATTACGAAGCGTGCAGAAATCACCCCAGGTGCCAGCAGCGCCACCACCGATGACCCCCCGAAAAAGCCCACTTACATTCCCCAGAGCCCCCGCACAAAGATCCGCACAACAGTCTCCCCGAAGAGTCGCATTGAGTGTGAAAAGAAGTCCGAATATGAGATACTTCTGCAATCCTTTGAGGAGCGTCAGAAGGCCGAAGCGAACAAGAGTCAGGACTTGCGCTTTCTGGCGAGTAATCAGAAATGGGATGACAAACTCATTGGTCTCGTGAAGAGCGAGCGCAATGATGTGTTGATGCGCGTGCGTGAGCTCAAGACTCAGATTGCCGATCTCCAGCGTCAGGAGGACGAGGTCCTCCGGGAGCTGGATATGGAGAAGGCACTTGTGAATGCTGAGCTCACCAGTGAGTTTGGCACACTCAATGAGATGCGAAATGAGTTGACGGCACTCCAGGCGAAGATTCATCGTCTCGAAGCGCAGAGGAATGCAAACAGGGTCATGCAg GAGACACAACAGGCAAAGCTGcgtcaaaaaattgaaatgcttCAGGATCAGGTGGTTGGTTTGGAGAAATTGGTGGCGGAAAGTGATGAAAAGGACCTCCGGGAGGAACTTTCACGGAGCCTGGAAGCCCTCGAGAATGACCGGAAGGTGTTTGAAGATTTGGAATTTCAGTACTTGGAAGAGGAGACGGATTGGCTGGCATATCGGGAGGAGCTTCACAATGATCTGAAGGCACTCAATAAGTCCGTTGAGGAGAAAAGGAGTCAAATTATGCGCCTGGAGTTGCAGCGTATTGAGAATCAACAAATTGCCTGTACGGACACGAAGGTCCTGGAGAAGAATCTCCTGACCCTCCTCACGGATCTCGAGAAGAGTCGTGAGACCCTCAAGGCGATCGATAAGAAGCTCTTCTTGCTCTCAGGTGGCAATGAACCACCGCCGGCGCATTCAGAGTCAGACGATGACGCCGATCTCATTGCAATGGCGCAAAAGGGAAAAGCAAAGGATAAGATCCTCTCGCAGTCGCTTTACGGGTCAGAGGAGATCCTCGCAAGACGGAGCAATGAGGTGGATGTGATGAGTAAGAGTGTCAATGAGAATATGTTCTTTGATAATCTCGAAATGCCAACGAGTACGCCGAAGAAGGGCGGCGGCTTGGACCATCATCGGGAATTGAGTGAGGAGTCAACGCGCACCGCAGACTCGGCTTGTTCCCTCTTCAAGCGGAAGAGTGACACGGAGACGGACCCATTGCTCAAACTTAAATTCGATCTTTCACCGCCAGGTGGGGAGCGGCGTGACGAACTCAATCTCAATCTTTCCCTCGAATCGGATGACTTTGAAGTGAATCCGTTGGAGAAGCGTGTCCCATCGCAGGATGACATTGATCGTATCACGAAGCTCACGACAGATGTGCCCATTGATACGCAGGGGGCGAGCAATAAGGTGCGCGAGAGCATAAAGGAGATTGAGAGGAATCGCCAACTACTCCTCACCCAGCAGGGATCGCATGTGATTGAGCATGAGCGTCAGAAGATGTTTGAGCTGAAGAAGAAGAGTCACGATGAGGCGAGAGCTCAGTATTTGAGACTACAAATTAATAGTCAATCTGACGATGTTGAaag TGCCATCGATGACAAGGATGTCATCCTGGAGGGTGCAGGAGGTGTAAAGAAACAAGGAGAACCCACAGAGGGTGTCCCATTGAGTCCAATAAACACCAAAATGGAGAAATCTAGTCAG CAGCGACACTCAAATCCCGAATTCGATGGGCAGCAACAGCCGGAGCAGCAGCACCAGCAGCACCACACCCGACCCCTGAGTGAGGTGAATGCTGACCATGGGCGTGATGTGACACCCACCAAAGCGTACAAATCCACGAGTGACATATTTACAGTGCCGAAGGCTGAAAGGTCAGAGGTTGACTATGGGGGTAGTCAGAGGGATAGTATGGTGTCACAGGGTGCGGCAAGTGATGCCAGTGGAGGTCCCAACAATGGGCGTCTCATTGCCGGAAGTAGGAGGAATTTGCCAAAGCACCAACGGCCACTAACAAG ATACCTGCCAATTATGTCGCATGATTTGGACTTGAGGCAGCACATTGAGACGGCGGGTCATCAAATAAATCTCTGTCCGCATGTTATTGTTGATTCCACAAGCTGTCGGGGCTATTTGCACAAACTCGGGGCAACCTTTCACGGATGGTCACGTCGGTGGTTTGTGTTGGATCGACAAAAGGAGGCATTTGTCTACTATTCCGACAAATCCGAGAGGAAACCACGTGGTGGATCGTACTTTACG ACGATCGATGAAGTTTATCTGGATCATTTGAATACATCAAAGAGTGGACGACCGCATTGTACATTCATTGTGAAGACGAAGAAGCGAAGTTACCACCTCCAGGCTGCATCGGATGCCGCCGCGAGGATTTGGATTGATGCCATTATCACTGGCGCCCAGGGGAATATTGACTACTGA